From candidate division WOR-3 bacterium, one genomic window encodes:
- a CDS encoding SBBP repeat-containing protein yields the protein MSKKVIIPVFGIVLVICGTVFAVDGTLWVRRYDGPGHGDDQVCAVLTDAERNVIVVGTALSTTTAYDIIVFKYSPDGDSVWAKRIAGSGASNEIAVAAAIDATGAVYLTGTTGTYPDYNILTIKLNPDGSEVWRDIYQGPAGKDDSPTALAIDGAGNVYVTGYEKNADNVEDYITIKYNATGGREWHQSYDGGGVDVSRAIAVGTDGAVYVTGSSVQGGNNDNILTVKYTANGAQEWDKFYGSDSTPENGLGIAVDGSGVYVVGKGATRPLPAPYKMIVVKYSTAGNQLWAKSYTGSNRGVEPTGLALGSSALYVTGTVTQSANTDIYTVAYNNGTGDTLWLRLFNAPANKNDVGGGILLDGQGRVHIIGSAQNAANNSDYCRLRYSPTGVLQGSGLYNSSYNNDDKGVAIAIDAQQDVVVTGVSFGGSPVMTYDIVTVKYDSAVPGIAEARQLTARTQPELRLKPNPAQSSVVMQLNGTAGVFKVWAVNGALCREGLIRAGLKEYRLSLNGLVPGVYLVEVKDGAISRRAKLIVE from the coding sequence ATGAGTAAGAAGGTTATCATCCCGGTTTTCGGGATAGTGCTGGTGATTTGCGGAACAGTTTTTGCAGTTGATGGTACACTCTGGGTTCGCCGCTACGATGGACCCGGACACGGTGATGACCAGGTTTGTGCGGTTTTAACCGATGCAGAGCGCAATGTGATTGTTGTGGGCACGGCATTAAGCACAACTACCGCTTACGACATTATTGTGTTTAAGTACTCTCCTGATGGGGACAGTGTCTGGGCAAAAAGGATTGCTGGGTCCGGGGCATCAAATGAGATAGCGGTTGCGGCCGCGATTGATGCGACGGGTGCAGTTTATCTCACCGGCACAACCGGAACTTATCCAGACTATAACATTTTGACGATTAAACTCAATCCTGATGGCAGTGAGGTTTGGCGTGACATTTATCAGGGACCAGCGGGGAAGGACGACAGTCCAACCGCGCTGGCGATTGATGGAGCGGGCAATGTTTATGTGACCGGGTATGAGAAGAATGCGGACAATGTTGAGGACTATATTACCATTAAGTACAATGCCACCGGTGGAAGGGAATGGCACCAGAGTTACGATGGCGGGGGTGTGGATGTGAGCCGGGCGATTGCGGTTGGTACCGACGGTGCGGTTTATGTGACCGGTTCCAGTGTTCAGGGGGGGAACAACGACAACATCCTCACGGTGAAGTACACGGCGAACGGTGCTCAGGAGTGGGACAAATTTTATGGCAGTGACAGCACACCGGAAAACGGACTGGGTATTGCGGTTGATGGGTCTGGTGTTTATGTTGTGGGCAAGGGAGCAACCCGACCTTTGCCTGCGCCCTATAAAATGATTGTGGTGAAGTACTCTACTGCGGGAAACCAGTTGTGGGCAAAGAGTTATACCGGTTCCAATCGCGGTGTAGAGCCGACCGGCCTGGCGCTTGGTAGTTCTGCTTTGTATGTAACAGGGACTGTTACCCAGTCTGCGAATACCGACATCTACACAGTTGCCTATAACAACGGAACCGGTGATACCCTATGGCTCCGGCTGTTCAATGCGCCTGCGAACAAGAACGATGTTGGGGGCGGAATTTTGCTTGACGGTCAGGGTCGGGTTCATATCATCGGGTCAGCCCAGAACGCGGCAAACAACTCGGACTACTGCCGGTTGCGCTACTCGCCGACCGGTGTGCTTCAGGGTAGCGGGCTTTACAACAGTTCTTACAACAACGATGACAAAGGTGTTGCCATTGCGATTGATGCCCAGCAGGATGTTGTGGTAACCGGTGTGTCATTCGGTGGTTCGCCGGTTATGACCTATGACATTGTGACTGTAAAGTACGACTCAGCGGTTCCAGGCATCGCTGAGGCGCGGCAGTTAACCGCCCGTACTCAACCGGAACTGCGGCTCAAGCCCAATCCGGCACAAAGTTCGGTGGTGATGCAACTTAACGGGACAGCAGGGGTGTTCAAAGTCTGGGCGGTGAACGGTGCGTTGTGCCGTGAGGGTTTGATTCGTGCCGGTTTGAAAGAGTACAGGTTGAGCCTTAATGGTCTGGTTCCGGGTGTTTATCTGGTTGAGGTTAAAGATGGGGCTATAAGCCGGCGGGCAAAGTTGATTGTTGAGTAG
- a CDS encoding fumarate hydratase: MAESGNGCQCREIPFAQVKETVARLCIEANCVLGDDMVRALENGLKAEESETGKEIFQQLLKNQEIARADMMPICQDTGWAVVWVEIGSEVRITGGALGTAIQEGVAKGYTEGYLRKSIVADPIRRKNTGNNTPAIVYYEIVPGNKLKITVQPKGGGSENMSEVKMLSAADGVEGIKRFVVDRVWRSQANPCPPIIVGVGIGGTFEKCAQLAKRALLREVGSVHPDPFYAQLEQELLQEINKLGIGPQGFGGRVTALAVFIEAFPCHIAMMPCAVNINCHAARHKSAIL, from the coding sequence GTGGCTGAATCGGGTAATGGTTGTCAATGCCGGGAGATTCCGTTTGCACAGGTTAAGGAAACTGTTGCCCGGTTGTGCATTGAGGCAAACTGTGTTTTAGGCGATGATATGGTGCGGGCGCTGGAGAATGGGTTGAAGGCGGAAGAGTCGGAGACCGGTAAGGAGATTTTCCAGCAACTGCTGAAGAATCAGGAGATTGCCCGTGCCGATATGATGCCGATATGTCAGGACACCGGTTGGGCGGTTGTCTGGGTGGAGATTGGTTCGGAGGTGCGCATTACCGGCGGCGCGCTGGGCACCGCAATTCAGGAAGGGGTGGCAAAGGGCTATACCGAAGGTTATTTAAGAAAGTCAATCGTTGCTGACCCGATACGCCGGAAAAATACCGGCAACAATACGCCGGCGATTGTTTATTATGAGATTGTGCCCGGTAACAAGTTAAAGATTACGGTGCAGCCCAAAGGCGGGGGCAGTGAAAATATGAGTGAGGTGAAGATGCTTTCTGCCGCTGATGGGGTTGAAGGTATTAAGCGGTTTGTTGTTGACCGGGTGTGGCGTTCGCAGGCGAACCCGTGCCCGCCGATTATCGTGGGTGTGGGTATTGGCGGGACATTTGAGAAGTGTGCGCAACTGGCAAAGAGGGCGCTTTTGCGGGAGGTGGGCTCGGTGCATCCGGACCCGTTCTATGCGCAACTGGAGCAGGAGTTGCTGCAAGAAATCAATAAACTGGGAATTGGACCCCAGGGTTTTGGGGGCAGGGTCACCGCCTTAGCGGTGTTCATTGAGGCGTTCCCCTGTCACATTGCGATGATGCCCTGTGCGGTCAATATCAACTGCCATGCGGCAAGGCATAAGAGCGCAATTTTATGA
- a CDS encoding 4Fe-4S dicluster domain-containing protein → MEKEKTKGRRPKTKKVAEQEAANGSQQFVTIYVMGEAYQVPKELTIMKAMEYAGYRFIRGCGCRGGFCGACGTVYRTRDSYKLKVGLACQTVVEDGMYLTQIPFYPANKKIYNIEELKADTQVLVRHYPELMRCIACNSCTKICPQDIDVMGYVQAAIRGDIARVADMSFDCIMCGLCASRCPAEIVHYNVALLARRLYGAKIAPRAAHLQERLKEIEAGAFEPGLDKLTKMSEEELSRLYYEARDIEPE, encoded by the coding sequence ATGGAAAAGGAGAAGACAAAAGGGCGCAGACCAAAGACAAAAAAGGTTGCGGAGCAGGAAGCGGCTAACGGTTCCCAGCAGTTCGTGACGATATATGTGATGGGTGAGGCGTATCAGGTGCCCAAAGAGTTGACGATAATGAAGGCGATGGAGTATGCCGGGTACCGTTTTATCCGGGGTTGCGGTTGTCGGGGCGGATTCTGCGGTGCCTGCGGTACGGTTTATCGAACCCGGGACTCCTACAAACTCAAGGTCGGGCTTGCCTGTCAGACGGTGGTGGAAGATGGGATGTATCTGACCCAGATTCCATTCTATCCGGCGAATAAGAAGATTTACAACATCGAGGAACTCAAGGCGGACACGCAGGTCCTGGTGCGGCACTATCCGGAACTGATGCGCTGTATCGCCTGCAACTCCTGCACGAAAATCTGTCCCCAGGATATCGATGTGATGGGATATGTGCAGGCGGCGATTCGGGGTGACATCGCCCGGGTGGCAGATATGTCGTTTGACTGTATTATGTGCGGGCTGTGTGCCAGCCGATGTCCGGCAGAGATTGTCCATTACAATGTGGCGCTGCTTGCCCGCCGGCTTTACGGTGCCAAGATTGCCCCGCGCGCGGCACATCTTCAGGAACGGCTGAAGGAGATTGAAGCCGGGGCGTTTGAGCCCGGTCTGGACAAACTTACCAAGATGAGTGAAGAAGAGCTTTCCCGCCTGTATTACGAGGCGCGGGATATTGAACCGGAGTAA
- a CDS encoding FAD-dependent oxidoreductase — protein MYPESMQESIKKLEATRQERIKQGKIQLLDAESKKALLKSFHPDYIETSMRALVVGPNKGDRTPHELADLLEAWPLVEQKRFDPDNPKFDVDVLIIGGGGAGVAAALTAAEHGAKVLLTTKLRLGDANTMMAQGGIQAADKPNDSPERHYLDVLGGGHFKNIPALARALVTDAPGVIAWLEELGVMFDKEPDGTMKTIHGGGTSRKRMHACRDYTGAEIMRTLRDEFRNRELTVLEFCAALELLTDDDGACTGAAFVNLDTNELFTVRAKTVILATGGCGRLHIQGFPCTNHYGATADGLVLAYRAGAKLAFIDTIQYHPTGVAYPEQIVGQLITEKVRGLGAHLVNVHGNRFIYELESRDITASAIIRECVGRGNGVKTPTGRLGVWLDTPLIEQLKGEGAVKANLPAMYHQFARFGIFMDKEPILTYPTQHYQNGGILINDQGETGVKNLYAAGEVAGGIHGRNRLMGNSLLDILVFGRRAGRSAAEKAKVTTVRNCGFKHIIQFEAELKKAGVPKNRRAPMLLPEYRRPELQTPLAFVD, from the coding sequence ATGTACCCAGAATCAATGCAGGAGTCAATTAAAAAACTGGAGGCGACAAGGCAGGAACGAATCAAGCAGGGTAAGATTCAGTTGCTCGATGCTGAAAGTAAAAAGGCGCTCTTGAAGTCGTTCCACCCCGATTACATTGAGACCAGTATGCGGGCGCTGGTTGTTGGTCCGAACAAAGGCGACCGAACACCCCACGAACTCGCGGACTTGCTTGAAGCCTGGCCTTTGGTCGAGCAAAAGCGGTTTGACCCGGACAACCCGAAGTTTGATGTTGATGTGTTAATCATTGGCGGTGGTGGTGCCGGGGTCGCGGCGGCATTAACGGCGGCGGAGCACGGGGCAAAGGTACTTTTAACCACGAAACTGCGGCTGGGTGACGCCAACACGATGATGGCGCAGGGCGGAATTCAGGCGGCAGACAAGCCGAACGATTCACCAGAAAGGCACTACCTTGATGTACTTGGCGGCGGGCATTTCAAAAACATCCCGGCGCTGGCAAGGGCGCTGGTCACTGATGCCCCGGGCGTCATCGCCTGGCTGGAAGAGTTAGGGGTGATGTTTGACAAAGAGCCGGACGGCACGATGAAGACGATTCACGGCGGCGGCACTTCCCGGAAGCGGATGCACGCCTGCCGGGACTACACCGGTGCCGAGATTATGCGGACACTGCGGGACGAGTTTCGCAACCGGGAACTGACGGTCTTGGAGTTCTGTGCCGCGCTGGAACTGTTGACCGATGATGATGGTGCTTGCACCGGTGCGGCGTTTGTCAACTTAGATACGAACGAGTTGTTTACGGTGCGGGCAAAGACGGTAATTCTGGCGACGGGCGGTTGTGGCAGACTGCACATCCAGGGTTTCCCCTGCACGAATCATTACGGCGCCACTGCGGACGGGCTGGTTTTAGCCTATCGGGCGGGTGCAAAACTGGCGTTCATCGACACGATTCAGTACCATCCGACCGGGGTTGCCTATCCGGAGCAGATTGTCGGGCAGTTGATTACCGAGAAGGTGCGCGGACTTGGTGCCCATCTGGTCAATGTGCATGGCAACCGGTTTATCTACGAACTGGAGAGCCGGGACATCACCGCTTCGGCAATAATACGGGAGTGCGTGGGCAGAGGAAATGGGGTTAAGACGCCCACGGGTCGCCTTGGAGTGTGGCTTGATACGCCGCTCATTGAACAACTCAAAGGTGAAGGTGCGGTCAAAGCGAATCTGCCCGCAATGTACCACCAGTTTGCCCGGTTCGGGATTTTTATGGACAAGGAGCCAATCTTGACCTATCCAACCCAGCACTATCAGAACGGTGGGATTCTAATCAACGACCAGGGCGAGACCGGGGTTAAGAACCTTTATGCCGCGGGTGAAGTGGCGGGCGGAATTCACGGCAGAAACCGGTTGATGGGTAATTCACTTCTTGACATACTGGTTTTTGGTCGCAGGGCGGGCAGAAGTGCGGCGGAAAAGGCAAAGGTGACAACGGTGCGCAATTGCGGGTTCAAACACATCATCCAGTTTGAAGCGGAACTGAAAAAGGCGGGGGTACCCAAAAACCGGCGCGCACCGATGCTTCTGCCCGAATACCGCAGGCCGGAACTACAAACCCCGTTGGCGTTTGTCGATTAG
- the rpmA gene encoding 50S ribosomal protein L27, producing the protein MAHKKGGGTAKNGRDSAGKRLGVKAYGGELVRTGEVLVRQRGTRILPGKNVGRGSDDTLYALQDGVVRFEWASRDKKRISVYPVN; encoded by the coding sequence ATGGCGCATAAGAAGGGTGGCGGAACCGCCAAAAACGGCCGCGACAGTGCTGGCAAGCGGCTGGGTGTAAAGGCTTATGGCGGTGAGCTGGTGCGCACCGGCGAGGTTTTGGTCCGGCAGCGCGGCACAAGGATTCTGCCGGGCAAAAATGTTGGTCGGGGTAGTGATGATACACTTTACGCCTTGCAGGATGGTGTGGTGCGTTTTGAATGGGCAAGCCGGGATAAGAAACGGATTTCGGTTTACCCGGTAAATTAA
- a CDS encoding Fe-S-containing hydro-lyase, which yields MTSDKKHITTPLTEEVVRNLRAGDAVLLSGKIYTARDLAHRRLVESLERGEKLPFQIQGAVVYYVGPSPAKPGKPIGACGPTTSYRMDPYTPKLLSVGLKGMIGKGNRSPAVIEALKQYCAVYFAAVGGAAALLAQRVKQATPVAYEDLGPEAVQELLVEDLPLIVVNDCYGGDLYEEGVRRFRKEG from the coding sequence ATGACGAGCGATAAGAAACACATCACGACGCCATTGACCGAAGAGGTGGTGCGCAATTTGCGTGCCGGGGATGCGGTGCTTTTGTCGGGCAAGATTTACACCGCCCGGGATTTGGCGCACCGGCGTTTGGTTGAAAGTTTAGAACGGGGCGAGAAACTGCCGTTTCAGATTCAGGGTGCGGTTGTTTACTATGTTGGACCGAGTCCGGCAAAACCGGGTAAGCCGATTGGCGCGTGCGGGCCCACCACATCTTATCGGATGGACCCTTACACCCCGAAACTGCTGTCCGTGGGGCTCAAAGGGATGATTGGTAAAGGCAACCGCAGTCCGGCAGTGATTGAAGCGCTGAAGCAATACTGTGCGGTTTACTTTGCAGCGGTGGGTGGTGCGGCAGCACTTCTTGCCCAGCGGGTAAAACAGGCAACGCCGGTTGCCTATGAGGATTTGGGACCGGAAGCGGTACAGGAACTGTTGGTTGAGGACCTACCGCTGATTGTGGTCAATGACTGTTATGGTGGCGACCTTTACGAGGAGGGCGTGAGGAGGTTTCGAAAGGAGGGTTGA
- a CDS encoding T9SS type A sorting domain-containing protein, producing the protein MKGMVAVISLCFLFVPYLSGIPVAGILETGNLTVYGDSIIWYLTSAPGPIVEQTPNWGGDPGTVDTIQFAPKSEWPSRLEMFYRVQGIPSRLEIYPLLPDTWYDLPGYLGFQTPKVRFEDDSISGLYESGSPYRNSLFSITPNPTTSGKVRVNGFPAGINVNLNLYDITGKMVVHKSGLTRQDGLSLDLRALPRGAYIIRVQVNGQEEKQKLLLLN; encoded by the coding sequence ATGAAGGGAATGGTTGCAGTCATCAGTCTCTGTTTTCTGTTTGTGCCCTATTTGTCAGGCATACCTGTCGCCGGAATTCTCGAAACCGGGAATCTTACCGTGTATGGTGACAGTATCATCTGGTATTTAACCAGTGCGCCCGGTCCGATTGTTGAACAGACCCCGAACTGGGGAGGAGACCCGGGAACCGTTGACACAATCCAGTTTGCCCCGAAAAGTGAATGGCCCAGCCGGCTCGAAATGTTCTACCGGGTTCAGGGAATTCCGTCCCGTTTAGAAATCTACCCGCTCCTTCCCGACACCTGGTACGACCTGCCCGGTTACCTCGGTTTTCAAACCCCCAAGGTGCGGTTTGAAGACGACTCCATCAGCGGACTTTATGAAAGTGGCTCCCCGTATAGAAATAGTCTGTTCTCAATTACTCCTAACCCCACAACCTCAGGCAAGGTTCGGGTTAACGGTTTCCCTGCAGGAATTAATGTCAACCTGAATCTCTACGACATTACCGGCAAAATGGTTGTTCATAAGTCAGGGCTGACCCGGCAAGATGGGTTGAGTTTAGACCTGAGAGCACTACCCCGTGGTGCCTATATCATTCGTGTCCAGGTCAACGGACAGGAAGAAAAACAGAAACTGCTTTTATTAAACTAA
- a CDS encoding T9SS type A sorting domain-containing protein, producing MKSKIVALALILMLSSIWAAVDRNAPETLFENRFPVIQNGASSEGAVPYRFTNEGDALPGQVDKPAAPAIGAPPQTSEMTDEGTPVEPKPLWGEDFQVYDGGIKSPAQPGSERMIAYDQTHAGVLFAAFVVASGDTIKIYRSTNGGSNWNLWNLVFHTGNVLSSPELVVAEGDSSFVFLFMRTSANNGDVYCIRFGLTGGSNVFAVKADGDTIVNLAACKDNGTPYYLYVTYEYHNGDYNVRLMRSTDYGRTWTAPATFVDNTLVPPKPDIAVGYNNRIYVSYLDKRLSSVDSASFRVKRSTDQGNSWEQSRQVGTPFVRVFDGVIGADNTDPSIWLVHVRDMEPFNGMGLGVFYYYTTTDDTIWYYGGDDGIGHGDTDNNEMMPSIATDWSTGAPTVCYAIVPSESLMFTWCSGDTNWTTPVKVNDHRHTGNFAPAAGWKNVGSSSYSTVLYAGIGPDELWFDSWDNTTGVNEEKPAGVKQLVTVKPNPVAGRAVINWATVSSGTVELTIHDVAGRRVATLVQGQLNPGEHQAVWNCADVPAGVYLYRLNGTLAETGRIVVSH from the coding sequence ATGAAAAGCAAGATAGTCGCGCTGGCATTGATTTTAATGCTCAGCAGTATCTGGGCGGCGGTTGACCGCAACGCTCCGGAAACTCTGTTTGAAAACCGATTTCCAGTTATTCAGAATGGCGCCTCATCTGAAGGAGCGGTTCCGTACCGATTCACGAACGAAGGTGATGCTTTGCCCGGACAGGTTGATAAACCAGCAGCACCCGCTATAGGCGCACCACCCCAAACTTCAGAGATGACCGACGAAGGGACACCGGTTGAACCCAAGCCATTGTGGGGAGAGGATTTTCAGGTTTATGATGGTGGAATCAAGAGCCCGGCACAACCTGGTTCGGAGCGGATGATTGCCTATGACCAAACCCACGCCGGGGTTCTGTTTGCTGCCTTTGTGGTTGCGAGTGGTGACACAATTAAAATCTATCGCTCAACCAATGGCGGTAGCAACTGGAATCTTTGGAATTTGGTTTTTCATACGGGTAATGTATTGAGTTCACCAGAATTGGTGGTGGCAGAGGGCGACTCCAGTTTTGTATTTCTTTTTATGCGCACCTCGGCAAACAATGGTGATGTTTACTGTATCAGATTCGGATTAACCGGCGGTTCTAATGTTTTTGCGGTTAAGGCGGATGGCGATACCATCGTCAATCTTGCGGCGTGCAAGGACAACGGCACACCCTACTACCTCTATGTTACCTATGAGTATCATAACGGCGATTATAATGTCCGGCTGATGCGCTCAACCGATTATGGCAGAACCTGGACCGCACCAGCGACTTTTGTTGATAATACCCTTGTCCCCCCGAAACCGGACATTGCGGTAGGTTACAACAACCGGATATATGTGTCTTACCTTGACAAACGGCTGAGTTCGGTTGACTCGGCTTCTTTCCGGGTTAAGCGTTCTACGGACCAGGGTAATAGCTGGGAGCAGTCAAGACAGGTAGGGACGCCGTTTGTACGGGTGTTTGATGGAGTGATTGGGGCTGATAATACCGACCCGAGCATCTGGCTGGTTCATGTCCGGGATATGGAGCCTTTCAATGGAATGGGGCTGGGGGTATTCTATTACTACACCACCACTGATGACACCATCTGGTATTACGGTGGTGATGACGGTATCGGTCACGGGGATACCGATAACAACGAAATGATGCCCAGTATCGCTACCGATTGGTCAACTGGTGCTCCAACGGTATGTTATGCCATCGTGCCATCGGAATCACTGATGTTCACCTGGTGTTCTGGAGATACAAACTGGACAACGCCGGTCAAGGTGAACGACCATCGGCACACGGGCAATTTTGCGCCGGCTGCGGGCTGGAAAAATGTCGGTTCCTCTTCTTATTCAACTGTGCTCTATGCCGGTATTGGACCGGATGAACTGTGGTTTGACTCCTGGGATAATACAACCGGAGTGAATGAGGAAAAACCGGCAGGAGTCAAACAACTGGTTACGGTTAAGCCAAACCCGGTAGCGGGCAGAGCGGTAATCAACTGGGCAACTGTTAGCAGCGGCACAGTGGAACTGACGATTCACGATGTTGCCGGCAGACGGGTTGCAACACTTGTTCAGGGACAGTTGAATCCGGGTGAGCATCAGGCGGTCTGGAACTGCGCGGATGTGCCAGCGGGTGTGTATCTGTACCGGCTGAATGGAACATTAGCGGAGACAGGCAGGATTGTAGTTTCCCATTAA
- a CDS encoding MBL fold metallo-hydrolase — MKVKWLGHAAFLFTADDGTKILTDPYVPGAYDGAVGYGKIEEVADIVTVSHEHADHNGARDLPGKPQVLKGSGEWAIKGVKVKGVATFHDPTKGKERGTNTIFIYEVDNLRLVHLGDLGHILDEGVLPVLGRVDVLFVPVGGVFTIDAHQAAELVKMVKPRLVIPMHYKTPKLGFGIAGVEDFLKLAPGVKQVGKSEVEVKPALLPAGTETWVLLPAL; from the coding sequence ATGAAGGTCAAGTGGTTGGGCCATGCGGCATTTCTTTTTACCGCTGATGACGGGACGAAAATACTCACCGACCCTTATGTGCCCGGTGCTTATGATGGTGCGGTCGGGTATGGTAAGATAGAGGAGGTTGCGGACATCGTTACGGTGAGCCATGAGCATGCGGACCACAATGGGGCACGGGATTTACCGGGAAAACCGCAGGTTCTGAAAGGAAGCGGTGAATGGGCGATAAAAGGGGTGAAGGTTAAGGGGGTGGCGACTTTTCACGACCCGACAAAGGGCAAAGAGCGGGGCACAAATACTATTTTTATCTATGAGGTTGACAACCTGCGTTTGGTGCACCTCGGCGACCTGGGACACATCCTTGATGAAGGAGTGTTGCCAGTTCTGGGCAGGGTTGATGTGCTTTTCGTGCCGGTAGGTGGCGTGTTTACGATTGATGCCCATCAGGCGGCTGAACTGGTGAAGATGGTTAAACCGCGGCTGGTGATTCCGATGCACTACAAGACACCGAAACTGGGTTTTGGTATTGCCGGGGTTGAGGACTTTTTGAAACTGGCACCCGGGGTGAAGCAGGTTGGCAAATCTGAGGTTGAGGTCAAGCCGGCACTACTGCCCGCAGGTACCGAGACCTGGGTGCTTTTACCGGCGCTCTAA